One genomic window of Deinococcus ruber includes the following:
- a CDS encoding NACHT domain-containing protein: MTLSNSIPGLEPIPVRLRLPAVFGSFIQPPVTTLERHLPYERLHWEDFERLCLQLARQDSTLEGCRFYGEQGNDQAGIDLYAREIGTDSYRVYQCKRVQNFGPAAIRAAIDEFLDPATPDLQWHSQTKSFVLCTSESLRGKQRDDEYRIQEQRLASQNIQLVRWDADELDARLRNTPELVYDFFGRAWVEVFCGLEAMDTLFNRLNSIDFQALRSELSRLYASVFDQHDSGLVLTDVVGGPLPTLRSRFVVPDITLQEELSAVEVQNGSEPHQDHEHDDLSTTPSRHQHPLRQPQRTSFSPQVQERRRSVEDWLTGEDAAVLLGGPGSGKSTLLRYLTLDLLSDAPTLKVSSGRWAGYLPIWVPFAYWTRLIASRQGGSVSLTDVMQSWLHDFDAERLIALVTQALDDRRLLLIVDGLDEYAQESFAGLALDRLRVYTQERQVPVVLSSRPKGYELFRGNLGGWPAAQLANLSLLQQRQLAHTWLDHQLRPTLGSDEETITRRLTTETDAFFEELAESSDLSQLAGVPLLLCLLISLRRTEVVLPRSRFRVYDSVVQHLLEVHPRRRLRAASVAEPDRSFSLTETLEAYAYLGYHLQCHHPEGIISIQDASTALITFFQDTEIGLGLTRIEARRAAENMITVGETSVGLLVRRSPHDLGFFHRTLQEFLASRHLSRLEDVLDIFTTRRVDAQWTEVLLGTMSLTQSVKQVREMVEIFRGPGTTVRQEHHLQAILAEIAFGEFNVPTALALELAKSALTMIEQETWPPQRERLLNYALNSLQSARVRNLVQAHLKRWFPEHFMGRSYVLRAMGSWPPENDTISLLLRGLYEEDLSNRKAAAQALAQFGSQLPNLLEQVIQIAREAHSIAAQAGALRTLTLWPETLQTPQIQEILRLQASSPSIELRLLAYFGLAQLEQVTDEHLEDALTLLGNDFVMDFRDRGLLATVLLRGWPGNLQVRDYCLSRERLSEEQWRVLFGGFASDELVIHRVVQELQGKGSPFVIYHSAMADLLESFKDVPEIVKAIDNRINRGNYEHNPRDLYFAALVGRTTVAKAALIGGLREGFIHWAAQGLLDGWGMDDPDVRSHLLPLLTSNVQAGNVGSLIPEILQDDDRARALLIELLQDPECRRKDFVIAGLKEVGAKDQETAIIATALTSLDTTAFTFSYELTDLLALFPTQPRLLEYASAVLDAGEWASSQVALHLRNNPAFRDRIRTLALPMDIGARLNIATKLRQRIGETQEMLTLLEKYRTEPEADVRSQCMVSLALRSRAEGRDLEPLITQFRRELQVRGIQNESTVQGAVSALLTLGSVNVISEEFNEPNVLKALSEKTGYTRANSVFLTTIAQHWTEFNQPPVSDETILKDYDIQALMESLCDYASDFPQTTAALLEVVRQNSSLWPNISVLQFLARTQPEGQLLLEACLAALESARFDLIVVAARLLGRHFSHAAVVVDHLLQGLEDADVTDLIDNQHVLITLAEVAPEHPWLTRINTLLQGNYRGMSYPAAFRLFCLFESPDFIIRAIQGTFKDGSRNPHIFRESITPPIIRRAKNDPEFVAALREWLRVSDDASVLATVPRLLLLAGQFSENDRNWCETEIQRSGKLSAIAMVGVDLFFGGPRPLLHSLLDTV, from the coding sequence GTGACGCTTTCGAATAGCATACCTGGACTTGAACCCATTCCTGTCCGCCTCCGGTTGCCCGCGGTTTTTGGATCATTCATCCAACCGCCAGTTACCACTCTTGAGCGGCATCTTCCCTATGAGAGGTTACATTGGGAAGACTTTGAACGCCTCTGCCTGCAATTGGCACGGCAAGATTCTACCCTCGAAGGATGCCGGTTCTACGGGGAACAGGGCAATGACCAGGCAGGCATTGACCTCTACGCTCGGGAGATCGGGACAGACAGTTACCGGGTATACCAATGCAAGCGAGTCCAGAACTTCGGGCCTGCCGCAATTCGGGCAGCTATTGATGAGTTCCTTGATCCTGCTACACCGGACCTGCAATGGCATTCCCAAACAAAGTCCTTTGTGCTCTGTACTTCAGAGAGCTTGAGAGGAAAGCAGCGCGACGACGAGTATCGCATACAGGAGCAGCGGCTCGCCTCACAAAACATTCAGCTCGTTCGTTGGGATGCCGACGAACTTGACGCTCGCCTCCGAAACACTCCGGAGTTGGTGTATGACTTCTTCGGCAGAGCCTGGGTAGAAGTATTCTGTGGTTTAGAAGCGATGGATACCTTATTCAACCGCCTCAATTCGATTGATTTTCAGGCCTTGCGGTCCGAGTTGAGTCGCCTCTATGCTTCGGTCTTTGATCAGCACGATTCTGGTTTAGTCCTGACTGACGTCGTCGGAGGGCCGCTTCCGACCCTCAGATCACGGTTCGTAGTACCAGACATTACTCTTCAGGAGGAATTGAGCGCGGTTGAGGTCCAGAACGGTTCAGAACCACATCAAGACCATGAGCATGATGATCTCTCGACAACCCCCTCTCGCCACCAGCATCCGCTTCGTCAACCCCAACGAACATCCTTCTCTCCGCAGGTGCAAGAACGGCGACGTTCCGTCGAAGATTGGCTGACGGGTGAGGATGCGGCGGTCCTACTAGGCGGCCCTGGCTCAGGCAAGAGCACCCTGCTGCGGTACCTGACGCTCGATCTGTTGAGTGACGCCCCTACTCTTAAAGTTAGTAGCGGCCGATGGGCCGGGTATCTCCCCATTTGGGTTCCCTTTGCGTATTGGACTCGGTTGATTGCGTCTCGACAGGGTGGTTCCGTGTCGCTCACCGACGTCATGCAGTCGTGGCTCCATGATTTTGATGCGGAGCGACTCATTGCTCTGGTGACCCAGGCCCTCGATGATCGTCGCCTGCTACTGATCGTGGACGGCCTTGATGAATATGCACAAGAGAGTTTCGCCGGCCTAGCCCTTGACCGCCTCAGGGTATATACGCAGGAGCGGCAGGTACCAGTCGTCCTTTCAAGTCGCCCAAAAGGCTATGAACTCTTCAGGGGGAACCTCGGAGGTTGGCCCGCCGCACAACTGGCCAACCTCTCTCTATTACAACAGCGGCAGTTGGCACATACCTGGCTCGATCATCAACTTCGACCGACTCTGGGTTCCGACGAGGAAACCATAACCCGGCGTCTGACGACAGAGACAGACGCATTCTTCGAAGAGCTGGCTGAATCCTCAGACCTCTCACAACTGGCGGGCGTCCCACTGCTTTTGTGTCTGCTGATCTCTCTACGCCGTACGGAGGTCGTATTGCCACGAAGTCGATTCCGAGTCTATGACAGTGTTGTTCAACATCTGTTGGAGGTACATCCAAGACGCCGTCTCCGAGCGGCGTCTGTGGCTGAACCTGACCGATCATTTTCTCTTACTGAAACGCTCGAAGCCTATGCTTACTTGGGCTATCATCTTCAATGCCACCATCCCGAAGGCATCATCTCTATCCAAGACGCCTCCACCGCCCTGATCACGTTCTTTCAGGATACTGAGATTGGTCTGGGGCTGACACGCATAGAAGCCCGCCGAGCCGCTGAGAACATGATCACGGTCGGCGAAACCAGTGTGGGATTATTGGTTCGCCGATCTCCACATGACCTAGGCTTCTTTCATCGAACCTTGCAAGAATTTCTCGCCTCACGCCACCTTTCTAGGCTAGAGGACGTTCTGGACATCTTCACCACTCGCCGCGTAGACGCTCAGTGGACGGAGGTATTGCTCGGCACCATGTCGCTGACCCAGTCGGTCAAACAGGTGCGAGAAATGGTAGAGATTTTTCGTGGCCCTGGAACAACCGTTCGTCAGGAGCACCACCTACAAGCCATTCTGGCTGAAATTGCCTTTGGCGAGTTTAATGTCCCAACTGCGTTGGCCCTTGAGCTAGCCAAAAGTGCCCTGACGATGATCGAGCAGGAGACTTGGCCACCACAACGGGAGCGGCTGCTGAACTACGCGCTTAATAGCCTCCAGTCCGCACGGGTTCGGAATCTTGTTCAGGCTCATCTCAAGCGATGGTTTCCAGAACATTTTATGGGCCGCTCATATGTACTTCGCGCCATGGGCTCCTGGCCACCGGAAAACGACACCATTTCTCTCTTGCTTCGCGGCCTATATGAGGAGGATCTTTCCAACCGGAAAGCCGCTGCACAAGCACTCGCTCAATTCGGCAGTCAACTTCCGAACCTACTTGAACAGGTGATTCAGATAGCTAGAGAAGCTCACTCGATTGCGGCTCAGGCCGGCGCTCTGCGGACTTTGACCCTGTGGCCGGAAACGTTACAGACACCGCAAATTCAAGAAATCCTCCGCCTTCAGGCTTCGTCTCCTAGTATAGAGTTGCGCCTGCTCGCGTATTTTGGCTTAGCACAACTTGAACAAGTGACGGACGAACACCTAGAAGACGCGCTCACCCTTTTAGGTAACGATTTTGTCATGGATTTCAGAGACCGCGGCCTCCTCGCCACTGTATTGCTCCGGGGCTGGCCTGGAAATCTACAGGTTCGGGACTATTGTCTCAGTAGGGAGCGTCTTTCAGAAGAACAATGGCGAGTACTGTTCGGGGGATTTGCGTCGGATGAGCTGGTAATCCACCGAGTGGTTCAGGAACTCCAGGGGAAAGGGTCTCCTTTTGTTATTTACCATTCCGCAATGGCTGATCTACTCGAATCATTCAAAGATGTCCCAGAGATTGTTAAGGCCATTGACAACCGTATCAATCGCGGCAATTATGAACATAACCCACGCGATCTCTATTTCGCAGCTCTCGTAGGCCGTACCACTGTGGCGAAAGCAGCGCTTATCGGCGGCCTCCGCGAAGGGTTCATCCACTGGGCGGCACAGGGACTTCTCGACGGGTGGGGAATGGACGACCCAGATGTTAGGTCTCATCTTCTCCCACTCCTCACTTCCAATGTACAGGCAGGAAATGTTGGTTCTTTGATCCCTGAGATTCTCCAAGATGACGATCGGGCACGGGCGCTGTTGATCGAACTCCTGCAAGACCCAGAGTGCCGCAGAAAAGATTTCGTCATCGCTGGATTAAAAGAAGTTGGCGCAAAAGACCAGGAAACCGCAATTATCGCTACCGCATTGACGAGTCTGGATACCACAGCTTTCACATTCAGCTACGAACTGACTGACCTTCTGGCACTGTTCCCCACACAACCACGACTGCTCGAGTACGCCTCAGCCGTCCTCGATGCCGGGGAATGGGCCAGCAGTCAAGTAGCTCTTCACCTCCGAAACAATCCGGCATTCCGAGACCGAATTCGAACTCTAGCCCTCCCCATGGATATCGGTGCCCGTCTCAACATTGCTACCAAGCTTCGTCAGCGCATTGGAGAGACACAAGAAATGCTGACACTACTCGAAAAATACCGTACTGAACCGGAAGCGGACGTCCGGTCGCAGTGTATGGTAAGCCTCGCATTACGTTCACGAGCCGAGGGACGTGACCTTGAGCCGCTCATCACCCAGTTTAGACGTGAACTGCAAGTTAGAGGTATTCAAAACGAATCTACCGTTCAGGGTGCGGTCAGTGCCTTGTTGACTTTAGGCTCTGTTAACGTTATTAGTGAAGAGTTCAACGAACCCAATGTGCTAAAGGCTCTGTCAGAAAAGACTGGTTATACGCGAGCTAATAGTGTCTTCTTAACTACCATCGCACAGCACTGGACTGAATTCAATCAACCTCCAGTCTCAGACGAGACAATACTTAAAGATTACGACATACAAGCCTTGATGGAGTCATTGTGTGACTACGCCAGTGATTTTCCCCAAACCACTGCGGCCTTACTTGAAGTGGTGCGCCAAAATTCATCTCTGTGGCCTAATATCTCAGTCCTTCAATTTCTAGCACGAACACAGCCAGAAGGTCAGCTTCTCCTTGAAGCCTGTCTTGCCGCCCTCGAAAGTGCCAGGTTTGATCTGATCGTGGTAGCCGCTCGCCTCCTTGGTAGGCATTTTTCTCACGCAGCTGTCGTAGTGGACCACTTGCTACAAGGACTTGAGGACGCCGATGTGACTGACCTGATTGATAACCAGCATGTCCTCATCACTCTGGCAGAGGTTGCGCCAGAACATCCTTGGCTGACTAGAATAAACACGTTACTCCAAGGCAATTACAGAGGTATGAGCTATCCTGCCGCATTTCGACTGTTTTGTCTGTTTGAGTCACCAGATTTCATTATTCGGGCTATTCAAGGTACATTCAAAGACGGAAGCCGTAACCCTCATATTTTCAGGGAAAGCATTACCCCACCAATCATTCGCCGTGCCAAGAATGACCCAGAATTTGTAGCAGCCCTCCGAGAATGGCTCAGAGTAAGTGATGATGCATCCGTCCTAGCAACAGTCCCTCGGTTGTTGCTCTTGGCTGGACAATTTTCTGAGAACGATCGAAATTGGTGTGAGACAGAGATTCAGCGTTCTGGGAAACTGAGCGCAATTGCAATGGTAGGCGTTGATCTCTTTTTTGGAGGTCCTCGCCCCTTACTTCACAGTCTTCTCGACACAGTTTGA
- a CDS encoding PIN domain-containing protein, which produces MTRRVITPDQLRGHLTLDVPVTERSLPLNNRKTLPYHELHWKEFELLALDLLETNPDIDFARLYGVEGDAQEGIDIYAPLKGKTAYAVVQCKQVEKFGPAKIRTMIDLFLGITKEGLPVTTLNGKPLKPLLDDQGNEYPRWPTETKTFTLAISRPLNSPGQIRELNDVKRRLLEVGIAFELWDPHRLNQLLRKQPPLIDRHFSRYWVDAFCGPDAAAALGELSPRDRAMLKKLANVQGTLSVIQRHLDVADREGVKLNSVSEDRLVQRLALSLPTHEAATPIAATDPISKELEILRTLIRAGPGAADAAKEKLETLCEPIKAAAPAVQATYHRLMGAFHYNLEQGVAAADAYIQAYELDPLADGATKLMGLAYLLQHDGPLALGYLDQARRKDPADEEAQAMYVEALLSCGREEHANEIERTLTPDQLTLGTTFVRWHMRQCDWERMRHVLAILQRGVHATHPHVRLLTGKLTLHELVQQNRTLHGDLRNRSIQRHPDALAAMEHFNAALAAFDRGDVLQALRGEALNARQVLRCLIGEDRLSLEDGQAALRLDPSLTGVQFDLALAHLRLDDTDGALRVLDRYGPAVLSALPQSRIIFAAAARRSGNALRALELLGDGADITDDALRLDRLNEYVRALIALDRLTEAAAALDAEPSRLPMWHVTRGEWAIAAHNDPEARAAFQAAVEAATDFEAATYRFQYAAYLRSRDDTAGAAKVLTALPWVELPNTWLEIAAKQLYEGQRYVEAQTALVERRTRGEPERMTSWVIEAQLLALDGDLQAAIPIFETAVRRWPEEPFALLYTAAAYTRLGKLLNVRPLLQRLLSLPEVPAWILLKASGIARELLLQDEARQLGYQALRAEYDNEDIHMHFFDVMQAFPERQELKTVRAETAVELERSPGDKFWAVLTADNNPEISRGEHALDTPLARALLGAFKGTCVTTPTGETYRVVRVVSKYVNAERVWLQQGRELFPVSPRMRMMKTGDFEILPSGIWDLLEALQEENQQRRWLVEEQHFPVTLLNQRRRTAEHTIWDWWLEQGVQNEAFSGDPQELTAAAHACQGAGLILHSSALTVLHHTHLFKLLARTQTLYVTRQTLDDLNRAVRQAAEEARNAPLRTMSRSGQGLIITEETKELLEARQKRLEGLQTLVRTRTRVIPVIGLAAYLETQPWAENYLPTTSTFLAAQQRHLPVLCDDLNLLRFAQLGLFGERVEGCTTVTYIDQWQMGGGLAEQARTAALLRLATAGQGPLPHLSRELVARILERSELQRDRALTTVMRTIGWSGTPLSDVAKDVALLLRQGFLHMPIPERRQAWMCEILDQALRHHDLLRFGNIVRSALIQELELAPFLLDEMLDLLRRWQRERWQHTGGKNLKHLA; this is translated from the coding sequence ATGACAAGGCGCGTCATCACTCCAGATCAATTACGTGGACACTTAACTCTGGATGTGCCCGTGACAGAACGGAGCCTGCCCCTCAACAATCGAAAAACGCTGCCCTATCACGAACTTCACTGGAAGGAATTCGAGCTCCTTGCCCTTGACCTCCTCGAAACCAATCCTGACATCGACTTTGCACGTCTGTACGGCGTTGAGGGGGACGCTCAAGAAGGCATTGACATCTACGCTCCTCTAAAAGGGAAAACCGCATATGCCGTCGTGCAGTGCAAGCAGGTCGAAAAATTTGGACCAGCAAAAATTCGTACCATGATCGATCTTTTCCTGGGTATCACCAAGGAGGGACTGCCGGTCACAACCCTCAACGGCAAACCCCTCAAACCGCTCCTTGACGATCAGGGCAATGAATATCCGCGGTGGCCTACTGAAACGAAAACGTTCACCCTGGCCATCTCAAGGCCGCTGAATTCACCGGGCCAAATACGCGAACTCAACGATGTCAAACGACGCCTTCTCGAAGTTGGCATTGCCTTTGAGCTTTGGGATCCACACCGCCTGAACCAGCTCCTGCGCAAGCAACCTCCCCTGATTGATCGCCACTTCAGCCGATACTGGGTGGATGCCTTCTGCGGTCCTGACGCTGCGGCCGCACTCGGCGAGCTCAGCCCACGTGACCGGGCCATGCTGAAAAAACTCGCCAACGTCCAAGGCACCCTCAGCGTCATCCAGCGTCACCTGGACGTTGCAGACCGAGAAGGCGTCAAGCTCAACTCCGTTTCGGAAGACCGACTGGTTCAGCGCCTCGCCCTGAGCCTGCCTACCCACGAAGCGGCGACACCTATCGCTGCAACCGATCCGATCAGCAAAGAGCTGGAAATCCTCCGTACCCTCATTCGCGCCGGTCCAGGAGCCGCCGACGCCGCAAAGGAAAAGCTCGAGACCCTTTGTGAACCGATCAAGGCGGCTGCGCCGGCCGTGCAGGCAACGTACCACCGTCTCATGGGCGCGTTTCACTACAACCTCGAGCAGGGCGTGGCAGCAGCAGACGCGTACATCCAAGCGTACGAACTCGATCCGCTGGCCGACGGCGCGACCAAACTGATGGGGTTGGCGTATCTCCTGCAGCACGACGGCCCGCTCGCGCTCGGGTACCTAGATCAGGCCCGTCGGAAGGATCCGGCAGACGAAGAGGCGCAGGCCATGTACGTCGAAGCCCTGCTGTCGTGTGGGCGCGAGGAACACGCCAACGAGATCGAACGGACGCTCACCCCCGATCAACTCACGCTCGGGACGACCTTCGTCAGGTGGCACATGCGTCAGTGCGACTGGGAACGCATGCGTCACGTCCTCGCGATCCTTCAACGTGGCGTCCACGCCACCCACCCCCATGTCAGGCTGCTCACGGGGAAACTCACGCTTCATGAGCTGGTACAACAAAACAGAACACTCCATGGAGACCTCAGAAACCGCAGCATCCAGCGTCACCCGGACGCACTGGCCGCCATGGAACACTTCAATGCCGCGCTCGCAGCCTTCGACCGAGGCGACGTCCTCCAGGCACTGCGCGGCGAAGCCCTCAACGCCCGCCAAGTCCTCCGCTGCCTCATCGGAGAAGACCGGCTGAGTCTGGAAGACGGACAAGCGGCCCTGCGCCTTGACCCCTCGCTCACCGGTGTGCAATTTGACCTCGCGTTGGCTCATCTCCGACTGGACGATACCGACGGAGCGCTGCGGGTGCTGGATCGTTACGGTCCGGCTGTGCTCAGCGCACTTCCACAATCAAGGATCATTTTCGCCGCCGCTGCCCGCCGGAGTGGCAATGCACTCCGGGCTTTGGAGCTTCTGGGGGATGGGGCCGACATCACAGATGACGCCCTTCGGCTGGACCGGCTGAACGAATACGTCCGCGCCCTGATCGCCCTTGATCGGTTGACGGAAGCAGCGGCCGCTCTCGACGCAGAACCGTCTCGGCTGCCGATGTGGCACGTCACCCGTGGCGAATGGGCGATCGCGGCACACAATGACCCAGAAGCACGCGCCGCGTTTCAAGCGGCCGTCGAGGCCGCCACCGACTTCGAAGCGGCCACGTATCGGTTTCAGTACGCCGCTTACCTTCGTTCCCGCGATGACACGGCTGGCGCCGCCAAGGTACTGACGGCCCTTCCGTGGGTTGAGCTTCCGAATACCTGGCTGGAAATCGCTGCCAAACAGCTGTACGAGGGTCAACGATATGTTGAGGCGCAGACAGCGCTGGTCGAGCGCCGAACTCGCGGTGAGCCGGAGCGCATGACGTCCTGGGTCATCGAAGCGCAGCTCCTCGCGCTGGACGGAGACCTGCAGGCGGCAATTCCGATCTTTGAAACGGCGGTGCGTCGCTGGCCGGAAGAACCCTTTGCGCTGCTGTACACCGCCGCCGCCTACACCCGTCTGGGAAAACTCCTGAACGTTCGCCCGCTGCTCCAGCGGCTGCTTTCCTTACCAGAGGTTCCAGCTTGGATTCTTCTCAAGGCTTCTGGCATTGCCAGGGAGTTGCTACTCCAGGATGAAGCACGACAGTTGGGGTACCAGGCGTTGCGAGCTGAGTATGACAACGAAGACATCCATATGCATTTTTTCGACGTCATGCAAGCCTTCCCAGAACGTCAGGAACTCAAAACCGTTCGAGCAGAAACAGCTGTTGAACTTGAGCGCAGCCCCGGCGACAAGTTCTGGGCCGTGCTGACGGCGGACAACAACCCGGAGATCAGCCGAGGCGAACATGCCCTGGACACTCCACTGGCCCGAGCGCTGTTAGGAGCGTTCAAAGGCACGTGTGTGACCACGCCAACGGGCGAGACGTACCGGGTGGTGAGAGTGGTCTCGAAGTACGTCAACGCGGAGCGGGTCTGGCTCCAGCAGGGGCGCGAACTGTTTCCCGTCTCACCCCGCATGCGAATGATGAAAACTGGCGACTTTGAGATTCTGCCATCCGGCATCTGGGACCTGCTGGAGGCACTACAAGAGGAAAACCAGCAACGACGATGGTTGGTAGAAGAGCAACACTTTCCAGTCACGCTGCTGAACCAGCGGCGACGCACGGCAGAACATACGATCTGGGACTGGTGGCTCGAACAAGGCGTGCAGAATGAAGCGTTTTCAGGCGATCCTCAGGAGCTCACAGCGGCAGCCCACGCCTGTCAGGGTGCTGGCCTCATCCTTCATAGCAGCGCCCTGACTGTTCTGCACCATACTCACCTCTTCAAACTCCTGGCCCGCACGCAGACGCTGTACGTCACACGCCAAACCCTCGACGATCTGAACCGTGCCGTTCGTCAAGCTGCCGAAGAAGCACGGAATGCACCACTCCGGACGATGTCCCGCTCAGGCCAGGGGCTCATCATCACCGAAGAAACCAAAGAGCTCCTCGAAGCCCGTCAGAAACGTCTCGAGGGGCTTCAGACCCTGGTTCGCACCCGGACCCGTGTCATCCCAGTGATTGGCTTGGCGGCTTATTTGGAAACACAACCCTGGGCAGAAAATTATCTGCCCACCACATCCACATTTCTGGCAGCTCAGCAACGGCACTTGCCTGTGCTGTGCGACGATCTCAATCTCCTCCGCTTCGCTCAGCTCGGCTTGTTCGGCGAACGTGTAGAGGGCTGCACGACTGTCACCTACATTGACCAGTGGCAGATGGGCGGCGGACTGGCTGAACAGGCCAGAACCGCGGCTCTACTCCGATTGGCGACGGCGGGACAGGGTCCTTTGCCTCATCTATCCCGCGAGCTCGTCGCCAGAATTCTTGAGCGAAGTGAGTTACAGCGAGATCGGGCGCTCACCACTGTCATGCGGACGATTGGGTGGTCAGGTACACCGTTGTCAGACGTGGCGAAGGATGTGGCGTTGCTCCTCCGTCAAGGATTCCTGCATATGCCGATACCTGAACGCCGTCAGGCGTGGATGTGCGAGATCTTGGATCAGGCGTTGCGCCACCATGATTTGCTGCGCTTCGGGAACATCGTTCGCTCTGCCCTTATCCAAGAACTTGAACTGGCGCCTTTCCTACTTGATGAGATGCTCGACCTGTTGAGACGGTGGCAGCGTGAGCGATGGCAGCACACCGGTGGGAAGAATTTGAAGCATCTGGCCTAA
- a CDS encoding response regulator transcription factor: MSRCDVLLIVHDLQFGAPLHAALEHTGHHVRRAASVLHGLTLAREVLPRVVLVERELPDGSGRDVITRLRRSSPVPILVLTAQDIVEETVDLLALGADDVLIKPVAVRETVARIGVQLRRSRSHHEEQLQYRDLVVWPQQHQVTVRGEALPLTATERKILVTLLRRQGHIWSHADLAHEVWAGTALPRDSNVLVVHLNNLRAKLKTVDLQGVIHTVRHVGYGIRSETERDLREHAGAKGRAVGKVDSPFLRSAVILRAR, from the coding sequence ATGTCTCGCTGCGATGTCCTGCTCATCGTCCACGATCTCCAGTTCGGCGCGCCACTGCACGCTGCCCTCGAGCACACTGGCCATCACGTGCGGCGTGCTGCGTCCGTGCTGCACGGCTTGACGCTGGCCCGGGAAGTCCTGCCGAGGGTGGTGCTCGTCGAACGCGAGCTGCCCGATGGGAGCGGCCGCGACGTGATCACGCGTCTTCGGCGCAGCAGCCCTGTCCCGATTCTGGTGCTGACCGCCCAGGACATCGTGGAAGAAACCGTGGATCTGCTGGCGCTCGGGGCCGACGATGTGCTGATCAAGCCCGTTGCTGTGCGGGAAACGGTGGCGCGGATCGGTGTGCAACTGCGGCGCTCACGCTCGCATCACGAAGAGCAGCTGCAGTACCGTGACCTGGTCGTCTGGCCACAGCAGCACCAGGTGACGGTGCGGGGCGAGGCCTTGCCGCTCACGGCGACCGAGCGAAAGATCTTGGTGACCCTGCTGCGTCGGCAGGGTCACATCTGGTCACACGCTGACCTCGCGCATGAAGTCTGGGCCGGAACTGCACTCCCCCGAGACAGCAATGTGCTGGTTGTCCACCTGAATAACCTGCGTGCCAAATTGAAGACAGTGGATCTACAGGGCGTGATTCACACGGTGCGCCACGTGGGGTATGGAATTCGCTCCGAGACAGAACGCGATCTCAGGGAGCACGCTGGCGCGAAAGGACGCGCCGTTGGCAAGGTCGACAGCCCTTTCCTGAGATCAGCAGTCATCCTTCGGGCACGATGA
- a CDS encoding competence protein CoiA family protein → MTSGRQGRQVPATERGVPYATDVAGRIVHPAQASKTERYRCLVCSQPVSLRAGEVYRPYFTHGPETTCRATGESVLHAAFKALLLQQLQRERRFTLELRCPACKERSVTTYVLPETDEVTAEQPILQFRADVAVVRDQRVVMVFEVYVSHAVDLQKAAALEAAGVPWVELEADLSEHMELPVLQVVASNWLRWCPCRHCGCTAVIQSKQRAAMERLQHQLEEQEAARRAKEAYWRSVEQLRQVTQRRVEMSQRAQGTYRAVVAQRPSYWLTKRCPEYEAFERPLYVVVQGRQLLAHPGLWPGRLVLCDDVQGRYVLAGGTVRRVLANGQAVDQREMLSEVLNDVLEGRRVVSVEAGIWVSELVGWLEGGALGERGRRK, encoded by the coding sequence ATGACGTCAGGTAGGCAAGGGCGGCAAGTTCCCGCGACGGAGCGGGGCGTGCCGTATGCCACAGATGTGGCGGGCCGGATTGTTCATCCAGCCCAAGCGTCGAAAACGGAACGCTACCGGTGTCTGGTGTGTAGCCAGCCCGTGTCATTGCGAGCTGGGGAAGTGTATCGCCCCTATTTCACGCACGGCCCGGAAACGACCTGCCGGGCGACAGGGGAGAGCGTCCTGCACGCGGCGTTCAAGGCACTGCTCCTGCAGCAGTTGCAGCGTGAGCGCCGGTTCACACTGGAGTTGCGCTGTCCGGCGTGCAAGGAACGCAGCGTGACGACGTATGTGCTGCCCGAGACGGATGAAGTGACTGCTGAGCAGCCGATCTTGCAGTTTCGCGCGGATGTTGCGGTGGTCCGTGACCAGCGGGTCGTGATGGTGTTCGAGGTGTATGTCAGCCACGCCGTGGATCTCCAGAAGGCGGCTGCACTGGAAGCCGCCGGGGTGCCATGGGTGGAACTCGAAGCAGACCTGTCTGAGCACATGGAGTTGCCAGTGTTGCAGGTGGTGGCGAGCAATTGGCTGCGCTGGTGTCCGTGTCGACACTGTGGCTGCACAGCGGTGATTCAGTCTAAGCAGCGAGCAGCGATGGAGCGGTTACAGCACCAGCTGGAAGAGCAGGAGGCAGCCCGGCGGGCGAAGGAAGCGTACTGGCGCTCTGTGGAGCAGCTTCGGCAGGTGACGCAGCGGCGGGTGGAAATGTCGCAGCGTGCACAGGGCACGTACAGAGCTGTGGTTGCACAAAGGCCGAGCTATTGGCTGACGAAGCGGTGTCCGGAGTACGAGGCGTTTGAGCGGCCGCTGTATGTGGTGGTGCAGGGGCGACAGTTGTTGGCCCATCCTGGGTTGTGGCCGGGCAGACTGGTGTTGTGCGATGACGTGCAGGGGCGGTATGTCTTGGCGGGTGGGACAGTGCGGCGGGTGTTGGCGAATGGGCAGGCGGTGGATCAGCGGGAGATGCTGAGTGAGGTGCTGAATGACGTGTTGGAGGGGCGGCGGGTGGTGTCGGTAGAGGCAGGGATATGGGTCAGTGAGTTGGTCGGATGGCTGGAAGGGGGGGCATTGGGGGAGAGAGGAAGAAGGAAGTAG